The genomic segment TATACACTGTACTCCAaccaatcaaattttaaaaagtagctTGCAGAAAACGCTCGATTCTGGTCACCAAATTTTGTAGTAGGATATTTCTAATAGCAAAAGTATTaccattataatcattatattatgataaataatagtaagtagATGCTTGTGcatcatatattaaaatgtattaatatttaattataagcaTTAGTCATAATTAAGCCATTCCAAATGTGTACAGCTGCACAGGTAATCTtagtacatataaaatatacaattacctactaaatagtaaaacaaatacCTTTAATATGGATTGAACTGGTTCTGAAATAATAGTACCCAAATCGAGATTGTCAACTTCAAAATTTGAAGTATTTCTTTTTGTTTCAATATCGTTAAtagataaattaacatttaatgtaATGCTGCAGTCATCACTcggtttttcgtttttatgaACGACAGAATCTTCAATTGGTGTTTcactagttttattatttattttattaaaaatgtcaaacaattttttactcaTATTAAATGTGAGAGTAGCGTGTAGCGTGTTAGTAAAATATTGTGCTATGTACATAACCGTCGTGGACTGTGGAGTCGTCCGTCATAACCTCAAAACTTCATGTCAAAGGCGGCACCGCCgcaccacagatatataaacaCGTGATTGACACAGAATAAAATGATGATAACGTTATAACACAGTGTTGCTActaaccaataaaaataaaaactaagacgtattttttttataaaaaaaattgttttgtgaaAATACTTCAACTGAAAAAGTCCCCCCAAGCCCTCCCTCTATTTGCGGCACTGatctttacataatatgtgaaaCATCCACTATTATGATgactaactttaaaataatcaacgTATATATTCAATAGATTAAATAGAAGATTTGATTATTTGATACAATGACAAAGTCACAAACAATGTCATTGACATTAAaaagacaatttattattgagaatctactaatacaaaataaacaaacaataactgAATACGATGACCCAACATCATCTACGCATTCAGTCCTTAGATTACGTATCTATAAAATCTGGTCGGTATGCGTCCGCTGGTGCTTTGTTAAAATACAACTTTGACTGAATGACTTGTCACACATATCACATGTGTACGGTTTTTCGCCTGTATGTATCCGACGATGCTTCGTTAAACTACTGCTTACACTGAACGATTTGTCGCACACATCACAGGGGTACGGTTTATCACTTGTATGCGTCCGATGATGCTTTGTTAAACTACTGCTTACACTGAACGATTTGTCGCACACATCACAGGGGTACGGCTTCTCACCTGTGTGCGTCCTCCGGTGCTCCGTTAGACGGCTGTTATCGGTGAATGATTTGTCACACACGTCACACGGATACGGTTTCTCACCTGTGTGCGTCCTCCGGTGTACTTTTAGACGGCTGTTATCGCTGAACGATTTGTCGCACACGTCACATGGATACGGTTTCTCACCTGTGTGCGTCCTCCGGTGTACTGTTAGATGGCTGTTATTGTTGAATGATTTGTCGCACACGTCACATGGAAACGGTTTCTCACCTGTATGCATCCGATGATGCTTTATTAAGCTATTCCTTTCACTGAACGATTTGTCACACACGTCACATGGGTACGGTTTTTCACCTGTGTGCTTCCGGTAGTGCGTTGTTAAACTACTGCTTTCACTGAACGATTTGTCACACACGTCACAAGGGTACGGTTTTTCACCTGTATGCGTCCGATGATGCTTTGTTAAACTACTGCTTACACTGAACGATTTATCACACACATCACAGGGGTACGGTTTCTCACCTGTATGCATCCGATAATGCTTTGTTAAACTACCGCTTTCACTGAACGATTTGTCACACACGTCACAAGGGTACGGTTTTTCACCTGTGTGCTTCCGGTAGTGCGTTGTTAAACTACTGCTTACACTGAACGATTTGTCGCACACGTCACACGGATACGGTTTCTCACCTGTATGCGTCCGATGATGCTTTGTTAAACTACTGCTTACGCTGAACGATTTGTCGCACACATCACAGGGGTACGGCTTCTCACCTGTGTGCGTCCTCCGGTGCTCCGTTAGACAGCTGTTATCGATGAATGATTTGTCACACACGTCACACGGATACGGTTTCTCACCTGTGTGCGTCCTCTGGTGTACTTTTAGACGGCTGTTATCGCTGAACGATTTGTCGCACACGTCACATGGATACGGTTTCTCACCTGTGTGCGTCCTCCGGTGTACTTTTAGACGGCTGTTATCGCTGAACGATTTGTCGCACACGTCACATGGATACGGTTTCTCACCTGTGTGCGTCCTCCGGTGTACTTTTAGACGGCTGTTATCGCTGAACGATTTGTCGCACACGTCACATGGATACGGTTTCTCACCTGTGTGCGTCCTCCGGTGTATTGTTAGATGGCTGTTATCGTTGAATGATTTGTCGCACACGTCACACGGATACGGTTTCTTGCCTATATGCGTCCACTGGTGCTTTGTCAAATCACCTCTTTGATAGAAGGATTTGTCGCATAAATCGCATGGGTATAACTTTCTCTTTCCCACGTCCGTTCTCCGACTACTGATTGGATTgttcatttgaataattttaatgatttaactcCAAATCAGAATTATCACTGTTGATATTCCTATTTTTCCGGAtctgaaaaataa from the Acyrthosiphon pisum isolate AL4f chromosome X, pea_aphid_22Mar2018_4r6ur, whole genome shotgun sequence genome contains:
- the LOC100166701 gene encoding zinc finger protein 271-like; amino-acid sequence: MNNPISSRRTDVGKRKLYPCDLCDKSFYQRGDLTKHQWTHIGKKPYPCDVCDKSFNDNSHLTIHRRTHTGEKPYPCDVCDKSFSDNSRLKVHRRTHTGEKPYPCDVCDKSFSDNSRLKVHRRTHTGEKPYPCDVCDKSFSDNSRLKVHQRTHTGEKPYPCDVCDKSFIDNSCLTEHRRTHTGEKPYPCDVCDKSFSVSSSLTKHHRTHTGEKPYPCDVCDKSFSVSSSLTTHYRKHTGEKPYPCDVCDKSFSESGSLTKHYRMHTGEKPYPCDVCDKSFSVSSSLTKHHRTHTGEKPYPCDVCDKSFSESSSLTTHYRKHTGEKPYPCDVCDKSFSERNSLIKHHRMHTGEKPFPCDVCDKSFNNNSHLTVHRRTHTGEKPYPCDVCDKSFSDNSRLKVHRRTHTGEKPYPCDVCDKSFTDNSRLTEHRRTHTGEKPYPCDVCDKSFSVSSSLTKHHRTHTSDKPYPCDVCDKSFSVSSSLTKHRRIHTGEKPYTCDMCDKSFSQSCILTKHQRTHTDQIL